The genomic window tgacatcatcaggaagGTTATTTCAGGTCCTTGCAGGTACATAGAGAGGTTCCAGTCCTCTATGGGCTCTGAGCAGCCTCTAGCTCTGGCTCTCACTCACGTTATCGCAGTTTGCAGAATTTATCCTCACCCACTCACTATCCTGCGATAACAGCATGGGAGCTATAAACTCCCACTCCTGATAGGAAATTGACCTATTTGATGGGTATTTGGGTGCAAACCTGGGTCCTACTATGGTGCCCTACACTTTGTTGACTGTCTCCCCTCCATTGGATAACTAAAAATACAGAATAGACCAAAGCATGGGTGTAACTTTAACCCCATGTAAGCCGTAGCTGGGGGTCTTGTGTGCCCGTGTGGTCTCTAGAGCCAGGGTGTGACTGCCACATCTGGTATATAGTGTGACATGGTACATGGTATATAGTGTGACTGCCACATCTGGTATATAGTGTGATATGGTACATGGTATATAGTGTGACATGGTACATGGTATATAGTGTGACTGCCACATCTGGTATATAGTGTGACATGGTACATGGTATATAGTGTGACTGCCACATCTGGTATATAGTGTGACTGCCACATCTGGTATATAGTGTGACATGGTACATGGTATATAGTGTGACTGCCACATCTGGTATATAGTGTGACATGGTACATGGTATATAGTGTGACTGCCACATCTGGTATATAGTGTGACTGCCACATCTGGTATATAGTGTGACATGGTACATGGTATATAGTGTGACTGCCACATCTGGTATATAGTGTGACATGGTACATGGTATATAGTGTGACTGCCACATCTGTTATATAGTGTGACATGGTACATGGTATATAGTGTGACTGCCACATCTGGTATATAGTGTGACATGGTACATGGTATATAGTATGACATGGTACATGGTATATAGTATGACGGCCACATCTGGTACATGGTATATAGTATGACATGGTACATGGTATATAGTGTGACTGCCACATCTGGTATATAGTGTGACTGCCACATCTGGTATATAGTGTGACTGCCACATCTGGTACATggtatacagcagtgcttctcaaactgtgaggcgccccctagttgttggtgaggcccagctggggagccagttttttataaaagtaactaTTATCTGCGCAGTCCTTTAAAAgctcaattttagcaacattattaatttattttgtacttgctttattagtacatagagcttgggagatgggtgaaaggtagtcctagcattattttcagctttaaatggactttcaccacagatagtgaggccccggcatcctcttggtcagtctggtgaggccccggcatcctcttggtcagtctggtgaggccccagcatcctcttggtcagtctggtgaggccccagcaccctcttggtcagtctggtgaggccccgggatcctcttggtcagtctggtgaggccccggcatcctcttggtcagtctggtgaggccccggcatcctcttggtcagtctggtgaggccccggcatcctcttggtctgttaggtgaggctccagtagaagtagtttgagaagcgctgctataCAGTGTGAAGTATCTCACAGTTGTCTCTTTGTCACAGGCAGCAATGCAGTTCTATGTGTCTCGTCTGCTGCTGATGGTGACCCGGGCTGCTCTGAAGGTATCGGGGGTCTTATTCTGGATACTAGTCTATACCGCATCTCTTTTGGCAGCAGCCTCCTACTTGCCAGATGCTCTGAGGCTCGTAGCCAAGGGACCTTTCAAGGCTTTTCATTGGAAGCCACGTAAGACTGCCCCAGCCTGCCTTACAAGCAGCCAGCACGGCCAGCACGGCCACATCCGCATCAAGGTGATTCTCATTGACAATGTGCAGCTATAGTGTTTTCCATAGTAAAGGGGGTGATGAGAGGCGTGAGAGGCGCTCCTTCCTTAACTTCTTATTGGGTTCACAGAAATCTGGTATACGCTTCCATTATGTGGCGTCTGGAGAGAAAGGAAACCCATTAATGCTTCTCCTGCACGGCTTCCCTGAGAACTGGTAATGTCCTCCAAGTCATGTGCTTAGAGGGATTGTCTAGATTAGGAAGGTAATCTATGTATGTCCACCGgtataatagtgagtgcagctctggagtataataaaggatgtaactcaggatcagtacaggatcagtaatgtaatgtatgtacacagtgacctcaccagcagaatagtgagtgcagctctggagtataataaaggatgtaactcaggatcagtaatgtaatgtatgtacacagtgaccccaccagcagaatagtgagtgcagctctggggtataatacaggatataactcaggatcagtaatgtaatgtatgtacacagtgaccccaccagcagaatagtgagtgcagctctggagtataatccagtatgtaactcaggatcagtacaggataagtaatgtaatgtatgtacacagtgactccaccagcagaatagtgattgcagctctcgACTACAATACAGGAatcaactcaggatcagtacaggataagtaatgtactgtatgtacacagtgactccataAGCAGAAtgcagagtgcagctctggagtatagtaccTGTTCCTTTTTGGCAGGTACTCCTGGCGGTACCAGCTGGATGAGTTCTGCCAGAAATACTGGACTGTGGCTGTGGATCTCAGAGGATTCGGTAGCTCGGACGCTCCTCCAGAACTGCAAGATTACAAGATGGAGACTCTGCTACAGGACATCCAGGATCTTATCACTGGGCTGGGTGAGGGCTTTGTGTCTCGCAAGGTTGATATTAACAGGTATGGTTTGGATGTGACTATAAGCAGCCTGTCTTCTCTCCCCCCAGGGTACTCGGAGTGTATTCTGGTAGGACATGATTGGGGGGGCACCCTGGCATGGACGTTTGCTGTTCGTCACCACGACATGGTGTCTCGTCTCATCGTGATGAACGCTCCTCACCCATCGGCCTTCCATGGTGATGTATTCATTCATCTGGTCTCGTCTTCACGTTTTTGGCAATACCAATAGTCTACATGACGTCTTCTAATAATGGAAGCAATATTGCTAGTTGGGGCATTTTAGGGTATTGTCCTATAGCTATATTGTATCTGACACTGATGTATTCTCTCTGTAGATTATGTGCTGGCTCACCCATCTCAGCTCTTCTCCTCCCGCTACGTCTTCCTTTTCCAGCTGCCAATCTTACCTGAGATCCTCTTATCCTTAGGTGACTTTGAGGTGAGCGGCCTTAGTTTTCTGCCCAGTAGTCTCCATGGTGGTCTGCCTAACCCATTGTAGGGGCATCAGAAGCGGCTCCTGACTTCCTCTAAAAACATCTTATTTCCTACACAGCACATCCGGAAACCACTGATGGACACCACTATGGGGATCCAGAATAAGGAGCGGCGGCTGAGCAAAGAAGAGATAGAGGCCTTTGTATACTACCCCTCCCAGAAAGGAGCCTTGACTCCTGCACTAAACTACTACAGGAACTTGTTTGGGTGAGAATAACCCTACGTGGCAACCTGTTCATTGTTTTGTATATTTGTTTTAAATAGTTTTAATAAACATTGATTAAgcattagggtacgttcacactgctgAGTACGCGCAGAGACTTCCAGCGGATTCTGACGGACAGCCTCCGCATGAAGTGCCATCCGATCCATAGATTCGATTATGTTTTCTGGcaaattccgctgtctgcccaaacatttgacatgtcaattctttgagtggacagcagaatctgccgCAAATATCATTAAGTATATGGAACGGGCAGAACTTGAAGCGGAGGCCTCCCTGCGGAATCTGCTTGAAATCTATGGAaattctgtagtgggaacataccctaacaaggggtaacatttaaaggggtagtgcggcggtaaaaaattattcacagactaacacacattacaaagttatacaactttgtaatgtatgttatgtctgtgaatggcccccttccccgtgtcccaccacctccacccgtgtacccggaagtgtggtgcgctatactcacctatcacgtgccgacacccgtctccgatcttcagcgagtgttgtcttcttcgggcggacggcgaacagctccgactgtcctgaatgtcggccgccctctgca from Dendropsophus ebraccatus isolate aDenEbr1 chromosome 1, aDenEbr1.pat, whole genome shotgun sequence includes these protein-coding regions:
- the LOC138789842 gene encoding epoxide hydrolase 3-like: MQFYVSRLLLMVTRAALKVSGVLFWILVYTASLLAAASYLPDALRLVAKGPFKAFHWKPRKTAPACLTSSQHGQHGHIRIKKSGIRFHYVASGEKGNPLMLLLHGFPENWYSWRYQLDEFCQKYWTVAVDLRGFGSSDAPPELQDYKMETLLQDIQDLITGLGYSECILVGHDWGGTLAWTFAVRHHDMVSRLIVMNAPHPSAFHDYVLAHPSQLFSSRYVFLFQLPILPEILLSLGDFEHIRKPLMDTTMGIQNKERRLSKEEIEAFVYYPSQKGALTPALNYYRNLFGFFPVKAQDVLVPTLLLWGEQDTFLEAAMVPEMQQYVHAPFQAEVIHNASHWLQQDQPEEVNRIMWQFLRREMPVSVH